The following are encoded in a window of Chloroflexia bacterium SDU3-3 genomic DNA:
- a CDS encoding 4Fe-4S dicluster domain-containing protein, whose product MSVELERGKVYTVDRGESKVRAGQGLLAGLAVIQRHVVDAFTKKLDDPSQTSGVFTVQYPEERLPLAQAFRNFPILLYEDTSAQLLCTSCFQCERICPPQVIHITQAKDPATDKAVPAPAEFLIEYDACMSCSLCAEVCPFDAIKMDHNFELATDDHPGLNVGMADLSRPISYYESLAPSFWEEARDNALKKLQGNVKRRPGAIGIAPQMVGKVPENPPSAPAPAKPAAPVAAAPAPAEAAPMDKAARLAAIRAKNAAQASGEAPAAEAAPAPAEAAPLDKAARLAAIRAKNAAKAAAEAAPAEAAEAAPVDEKAARLAAIRAKNAAKAAAEAAAAAPAEAAPAAPVDEKAARLAAIRAKNAAKAAAEAAAAAPAEAAPAAPVDEKAARLAAIRAANAAKKAQEEAPAPAEATPAAPQDEKAARLAAIRAANAAKKAQQEAGVEDEHLVDKQ is encoded by the coding sequence ATGTCGGTTGAACTTGAGCGCGGTAAGGTCTATACCGTCGATCGCGGCGAGTCGAAGGTGCGGGCGGGCCAGGGCCTGCTGGCCGGGCTCGCGGTGATCCAGCGACACGTTGTGGATGCGTTTACCAAAAAGCTGGATGACCCCAGCCAGACCAGCGGCGTGTTCACCGTGCAGTACCCCGAGGAGCGGCTGCCGCTGGCCCAGGCGTTCCGCAACTTTCCCATCCTGCTCTACGAGGACACGTCGGCCCAGCTGCTGTGCACCTCGTGCTTCCAGTGCGAGCGCATCTGCCCGCCGCAGGTGATCCACATCACCCAGGCGAAAGATCCGGCCACCGACAAGGCCGTGCCCGCGCCCGCCGAGTTCCTGATCGAGTACGACGCCTGCATGTCGTGCAGCCTGTGCGCCGAGGTCTGCCCGTTCGACGCGATCAAGATGGACCATAACTTCGAGCTGGCCACCGACGACCACCCAGGGCTGAACGTGGGCATGGCCGATCTCTCGCGCCCGATCTCGTACTACGAGTCGCTCGCGCCCAGCTTCTGGGAGGAGGCCCGCGACAACGCGCTGAAGAAGCTTCAGGGCAATGTGAAGCGCCGCCCGGGGGCGATCGGCATCGCGCCGCAGATGGTGGGCAAGGTGCCCGAGAACCCGCCAAGCGCACCCGCGCCCGCCAAGCCCGCCGCGCCGGTGGCGGCTGCGCCCGCGCCCGCCGAGGCCGCACCAATGGACAAGGCCGCGCGCCTGGCCGCCATCCGCGCCAAGAATGCCGCCCAGGCCAGTGGCGAGGCCCCCGCCGCCGAGGCTGCGCCCGCGCCCGCCGAGGCCGCACCGCTGGACAAGGCCGCGCGCCTGGCCGCCATCCGCGCCAAGAACGCGGCCAAGGCCGCCGCCGAGGCTGCGCCCGCCGAGGCCGCTGAGGCCGCTCCGGTGGATGAGAAGGCCGCGCGTCTGGCCGCTATTCGCGCGAAGAACGCGGCGAAGGCTGCCGCCGAGGCTGCAGCCGCCGCGCCCGCTGAGGCCGCGCCCGCCGCTCCAGTGGATGAGAAGGCCGCGCGTCTGGCCGCTATTCGCGCGAAGAACGCGGCGAAGGCTGCCGCCGAGGCTGCAGCCGCCGCGCCCGCTGAGGCCGCGCCCGCCGCGCCGGTAGATGAGAAAGCCGCACGCCTCGCAGCTATTCGTGCCGCCAATGCGGCGAAGAAGGCGCAGGAGGAAGCGCCCGCGCCCGCTGAGGCCACGCCCGCCGCGCCGCAGGATGAGAAAGCCGCACGCCTCGCAGCTATTCGTGCCGCCAATGCCGCCAAGAAAGCCCAGCAGGAAGCTGGGGTTGAAGACGAGCACCTGGTGGATAAGCAATAA
- the nuoH gene encoding NADH-quinone oxidoreductase subunit NuoH, with translation MVDLIRSLFAQFGWTGLDWLAILIGYFIIAVILLLVPTMIFMLQVWMERRAIARMQDRIGPNRVGPLGLFQSVADGVKMFTKEDIVPASADQKVHLLAPVLVLGPVMMIFAVVPWGRGLTPIELPTALIYVAAVSSISVVGMMMAGWASNNKFALLGAMRSVAQVVSYEVPGAMALLSMVVLNNTMSLNKLNELQAGLPFVGSTLAGAPDLGLGWFVFTPVGLVGFVIYFICQLAEGERTPFDIPEADSEIVAGYMTEYSGMKFAVFYLGQYILNFGLALIACSVFLGGWQGPGVAQLAAMGGVGAFFAVVLSVIYLQAKAWFLFYVMIWLRGAFPRVRVDHLMGFAWKFLLPLALINVMSAGLWATIRLYGSSPAWTMGDALGWLAAMAPWARELLAWAITAVISVAGYIWMLRANRAPADEAIAPAGAAAVTQP, from the coding sequence ATGGTCGACCTGATTCGCTCGCTCTTCGCGCAGTTTGGCTGGACTGGCCTGGACTGGCTCGCGATCCTGATAGGCTACTTCATCATCGCGGTCATCCTGCTGCTGGTGCCGACCATGATCTTCATGCTCCAGGTTTGGATGGAGCGCCGCGCCATCGCGCGCATGCAGGACCGCATCGGCCCCAACCGCGTCGGCCCGCTCGGCCTGTTCCAGTCGGTGGCCGACGGCGTGAAGATGTTTACCAAAGAGGACATCGTCCCCGCATCCGCCGACCAGAAGGTGCACCTGCTGGCCCCCGTGCTGGTGCTGGGGCCGGTGATGATGATCTTCGCGGTGGTGCCCTGGGGCCGTGGCCTCACGCCGATCGAGCTGCCCACGGCGCTGATCTACGTCGCCGCCGTCTCCTCCATCTCGGTGGTGGGCATGATGATGGCGGGCTGGGCCTCGAACAACAAGTTCGCTCTGCTGGGCGCGATGCGCTCGGTGGCCCAGGTGGTCTCGTACGAGGTGCCCGGCGCGATGGCCCTGCTGAGCATGGTGGTGCTGAACAACACCATGTCGCTCAACAAGCTGAACGAGCTGCAGGCTGGCCTGCCCTTTGTGGGCAGCACGCTGGCGGGCGCGCCCGACCTGGGCCTGGGCTGGTTCGTGTTCACGCCGGTGGGCCTGGTGGGCTTCGTGATCTACTTCATCTGCCAGCTTGCCGAGGGCGAGCGCACGCCGTTCGACATCCCCGAGGCCGACTCGGAGATCGTGGCGGGCTATATGACCGAGTACAGCGGCATGAAGTTCGCCGTGTTCTACCTGGGCCAGTACATCCTAAACTTCGGGCTGGCGCTGATCGCCTGCTCGGTGTTCTTGGGCGGCTGGCAGGGGCCGGGCGTGGCGCAGCTGGCGGCCATGGGCGGCGTGGGCGCGTTCTTCGCCGTGGTGCTCTCGGTGATCTACCTCCAGGCCAAGGCTTGGTTCCTGTTCTACGTGATGATCTGGCTGCGCGGCGCGTTCCCGCGCGTGCGTGTCGACCACCTGATGGGCTTCGCGTGGAAGTTCCTGCTGCCGCTGGCGCTGATCAACGTGATGAGCGCCGGGCTGTGGGCCACCATCCGCCTGTACGGCAGCAGCCCGGCCTGGACCATGGGCGACGCGCTGGGCTGGCTGGCCGCCATGGCCCCCTGGGCGCGCGAGCTGCTGGCCTGGGCGATCACAGCCGTGATCAGCGTGGCTGGCTATATCTGGATGCTGCGCGCCAACCGCGCCCCAGCCGACGAGGCGATTGCCCCCGCAGGGGCGGCTGCTGTGACCCAGCCGTAG
- a CDS encoding NADH-quinone oxidoreductase subunit J encodes MTLFVQIVFGLLALAALGSATMAVSVRNLIHSALWLIASFFTLAALYLLMEAEFISLVQVLIYVGSVSVLILFAIMLTRDVEGEKTAHLLYQRWWLTALIAAGLFALLIAPTVYNHPWPGLQQTQAAAAASQVLSTVDLAKAFLGTYLLPFEVASVLLLVALVGAVMIAFEQGGSRRRVRTLAEQVAERKARAAQQAPAAAAQPAELDKA; translated from the coding sequence ATGACTCTGTTTGTACAAATCGTGTTTGGCCTGCTGGCGCTGGCCGCGCTGGGCAGCGCCACCATGGCCGTGAGCGTGCGCAACCTGATCCACTCGGCGCTCTGGCTGATCGCCAGCTTTTTCACGCTGGCCGCGCTCTACCTGCTGATGGAGGCCGAGTTCATCTCGCTGGTGCAGGTGCTGATCTATGTCGGCTCGGTGTCGGTGCTGATCCTGTTCGCGATCATGCTGACGCGCGACGTGGAGGGCGAGAAGACCGCGCACCTGCTGTACCAGCGCTGGTGGCTCACCGCGCTGATCGCGGCGGGCCTGTTCGCGCTGCTGATCGCGCCGACGGTGTACAACCACCCCTGGCCCGGCCTGCAGCAGACCCAGGCCGCTGCGGCTGCTTCCCAGGTGCTCTCGACGGTGGATCTGGCCAAGGCATTTTTGGGAACCTACCTGCTGCCCTTCGAGGTGGCGTCGGTGCTGCTGCTGGTGGCGCTGGTGGGCGCGGTGATGATCGCCTTCGAGCAGGGCGGGTCGCGCCGCCGCGTGCGCACGCTGGCCGAGCAGGTGGCCGAGCGCAAGGCCCGCGCCGCCCAGCAGGCCCCCGCCGCAGCCGCGCAGCCAGCCGAGCTAGATAAGGCGTAG
- the nuoK gene encoding NADH-quinone oxidoreductase subunit NuoK — protein MVTLPDAVPLPFVLLVAGALFCIGLFGALSRRNAVRMLLGVELMLNAVNLNMVAFWRYLEPGASSGQVFALFVVVVAAAEAAVGLAMVIAIYRRRETANIDDVDVLRG, from the coding sequence ATGGTGACACTTCCTGATGCGGTCCCTCTGCCGTTTGTGCTGCTTGTGGCGGGGGCGCTCTTCTGTATCGGCCTGTTCGGTGCGCTCTCGCGGCGCAACGCGGTGCGCATGCTGCTGGGCGTCGAGCTGATGCTCAACGCGGTGAACTTGAACATGGTCGCGTTCTGGCGCTACCTGGAGCCGGGGGCGTCCTCGGGGCAGGTGTTCGCGCTGTTTGTGGTGGTGGTGGCTGCCGCCGAGGCAGCGGTGGGTCTGGCGATGGTGATCGCGATCTACCGCCGCCGCGAGACGGCCAATATCGATGATGTTGATGTGTTGAGAGGTTAG
- the nuoL gene encoding NADH-quinone oxidoreductase subunit L, with translation MSFLEYAWLIPALPLLGFLIITLTPIRRSGQASGWLATALMACSALMALGVAFALPHPQHAAEAGGFAMPEAAITHVFRWAPAGAGAPVTMGFTVDGAVALMLAMVAVVSACIHLFSIGYMAHDERQGRFFSFISLFTSAMLLMLLASNLLLFFMAWEIMGLCSYLLIGFWYDRSYANPAQITPRQAAIKAFITTRIGDVLLMLGLVYLWWQAGSMDFGTGAGQIYSPEFLAKIATTPTALGISTATAIALLIFCGTVGKAAQFPLHVWLPDAMEGPTPVSALIHAATMVAAGVFLVARTYPIFLVSGALPVVAAIGAITALGAALIACTQFDIKRILAYSTVSQLGFMVAALGVGGWMAALFHLLTHAFFKALLFLGSGSVIHGMEHAVGHDPNASQDIRLMGGLRRLMPVTFWTYMAGYLALIGFPGFAGFWSKDEILAEAFGAGSYGVGAVLLLAAFLTAFYMTRQVLLVFFGEFRGDGHGDHRPHESPWTMLAPLAVLAAFAVLGGFSNTPFFHGLASYLGQEGGELNLVAMALAVLATLAGMGAGYALYRSAAAAQAEPLEPMFGGGFTFFNRRMQVDELYAATFGRLTAALARAFRWLDDALLMPLVVLIDRAGQLFGRLAFLVDDAGFNDGVDAASRGTVGVGDRLRKTETGIAQDYGAMLFGGVVVLGIIVLYAFR, from the coding sequence ATGTCCTTCCTCGAATATGCCTGGCTGATACCGGCGCTGCCGCTGCTGGGCTTTCTGATAATTACGCTGACGCCCATCCGCCGCAGCGGGCAGGCCAGCGGCTGGCTGGCCACGGCGCTGATGGCCTGCTCGGCGCTGATGGCGCTGGGCGTGGCCTTCGCGCTGCCGCACCCGCAGCACGCCGCCGAGGCGGGCGGCTTTGCCATGCCCGAGGCCGCGATCACCCACGTGTTCCGCTGGGCACCGGCGGGCGCTGGCGCGCCTGTGACCATGGGCTTCACGGTGGATGGCGCGGTGGCGCTGATGCTGGCGATGGTGGCGGTGGTCTCGGCCTGCATCCACCTGTTCTCGATCGGCTACATGGCCCACGACGAGCGGCAGGGCCGATTTTTCTCGTTCATCTCGCTGTTCACCTCGGCCATGCTGCTGATGCTGCTGGCCAGCAACCTGCTGCTGTTCTTTATGGCCTGGGAGATTATGGGCCTGTGCTCGTACCTGCTGATCGGCTTCTGGTACGACCGCAGCTACGCCAACCCCGCCCAGATCACGCCGCGCCAGGCCGCGATCAAGGCCTTCATCACCACGCGTATCGGCGATGTGCTGCTGATGCTGGGTCTGGTGTACCTGTGGTGGCAGGCGGGCAGCATGGACTTCGGCACGGGCGCGGGGCAGATCTATAGCCCTGAGTTCTTGGCCAAGATCGCCACCACGCCCACGGCGCTGGGCATCTCCACCGCCACCGCCATCGCGCTGCTGATCTTCTGCGGCACGGTGGGCAAGGCTGCGCAGTTCCCGCTGCATGTGTGGCTCCCCGATGCGATGGAAGGCCCCACCCCGGTGTCGGCGCTCATCCACGCGGCCACTATGGTGGCGGCTGGCGTGTTCCTGGTGGCGCGCACCTACCCGATCTTTCTGGTGAGCGGCGCGCTGCCGGTGGTGGCCGCCATCGGCGCGATCACCGCGCTGGGCGCGGCCCTGATCGCCTGTACGCAGTTCGACATCAAGCGCATTCTGGCCTACTCCACCGTCTCGCAGCTGGGCTTTATGGTGGCCGCGCTGGGCGTGGGCGGCTGGATGGCCGCGCTGTTCCACCTGCTGACCCACGCCTTCTTCAAGGCGCTGCTGTTCCTCGGCTCCGGCTCGGTCATCCACGGCATGGAGCACGCGGTCGGGCACGACCCGAACGCCTCGCAGGACATCCGGCTGATGGGCGGGCTGCGCAGGCTGATGCCGGTGACGTTCTGGACGTATATGGCGGGCTACCTGGCGCTGATCGGCTTCCCTGGCTTCGCCGGATTCTGGAGCAAGGATGAGATCCTGGCCGAGGCGTTTGGCGCTGGATCGTACGGCGTGGGCGCGGTGCTGCTGCTGGCGGCCTTCCTGACCGCGTTCTACATGACGCGCCAGGTGCTGCTGGTGTTTTTCGGTGAGTTCCGGGGCGATGGCCACGGCGACCACAGGCCCCACGAAAGCCCGTGGACCATGCTCGCGCCGCTGGCGGTGCTGGCCGCGTTCGCGGTGCTGGGCGGCTTTTCCAACACGCCGTTCTTCCACGGCCTGGCCTCCTACCTGGGCCAGGAGGGCGGCGAGTTGAACCTGGTGGCTATGGCGCTGGCGGTGCTGGCCACGCTGGCGGGCATGGGTGCGGGCTACGCGCTCTACCGTAGCGCGGCGGCGGCCCAGGCCGAGCCACTGGAGCCGATGTTCGGCGGCGGCTTCACCTTTTTCAACCGCCGTATGCAGGTGGATGAGCTGTACGCCGCCACGTTCGGCAGGCTCACCGCCGCGCTGGCGCGGGCCTTCCGCTGGCTGGATGACGCGCTGCTGATGCCGCTGGTGGTGCTGATCGACCGCGCCGGGCAGCTGTTTGGGCGGCTGGCCTTCCTGGTGGATGACGCCGGGTTCAACGACGGCGTGGACGCCGCCTCGCGCGGGACGGTGGGCGTGGGCGACCGCCTGCGCAAGACCGAGACGGGCATCGCCCAGGACTACGGCGCGATGCTGTTTGGCGGCGTGGTGGTGCTGGGGATTATCGTGCTGTACGCATTCCGATAA
- a CDS encoding NADH-quinone oxidoreductase subunit M: MDYLRTAGFPLLTLLILSPLAGLGLVGLSAWLKLPERAMKIGAVLWALVPLALACAVWAGFDPSATAQGQAVVQYVEKVPWVSAIQVEYFLGVDGLSLPLVLLTAALAPVALLAAGGVRERAHAHFALIFLLEAAMLGYFVALNFFFFFIFWEFSLVPAFFLVQGWGRDGGPRARAALLFFVYTLAGSLGMLLLFQFFYVATSAAGSPTFDLIKLGRIGQGLEAGMPSLQTMLASYAQQIGLANVLGANPALYGGIAFWAIFLAFGIKLGVWPLHIWLPETYAEAPTAGSMLLAGVMSKMGAYGMLRILLPLVPEAAHTFAPTMAALALAGVLAGAYGALSYVRGDIKRLIAYTSINHMGYVALAIAAVAYSSGDADSRAIATNGAVMQMVAHGLSTAALFLLAGALYDRTGTWQLGGIGGLRRSMPLFAGVFGVALFANLGLPGLAGFVGELMIFRGAWAALPLFTGVATLGLVITALALLRMFGQIFHGAPSGILGGAGDLRLSSREFVAAAPLLALLLALGIFPAPLLDMSNAAALALAQVVRQFLS; encoded by the coding sequence ATGGACTATTTGCGAACTGCGGGCTTCCCATTGCTCACGCTCCTGATCCTCTCGCCGCTGGCGGGCCTGGGGCTGGTGGGCCTGAGCGCCTGGCTGAAGCTGCCCGAGCGGGCGATGAAGATCGGGGCGGTGCTGTGGGCCTTGGTGCCGCTGGCGCTGGCCTGCGCGGTCTGGGCCGGGTTCGACCCCAGCGCCACCGCCCAGGGCCAGGCGGTGGTGCAGTACGTCGAGAAGGTGCCGTGGGTCAGCGCCATCCAGGTCGAGTACTTCCTGGGGGTGGATGGCCTGAGCCTGCCGCTGGTGCTGCTGACGGCGGCGCTTGCGCCGGTGGCGCTGCTGGCGGCGGGCGGCGTGAGGGAGCGCGCCCACGCCCACTTCGCGCTGATCTTCCTGCTGGAAGCGGCGATGCTGGGCTACTTTGTGGCGCTGAACTTCTTCTTCTTCTTTATCTTCTGGGAGTTTAGCCTCGTCCCGGCCTTCTTCTTGGTGCAGGGCTGGGGCCGCGACGGCGGGCCGCGCGCGCGCGCCGCGCTGCTGTTCTTCGTCTACACCCTGGCTGGCTCGCTGGGCATGCTGCTGCTGTTCCAGTTCTTCTACGTGGCCACCAGCGCCGCAGGCTCGCCCACCTTCGATCTGATCAAGCTCGGGCGGATCGGGCAGGGCCTGGAGGCCGGGATGCCCAGCCTGCAGACGATGCTGGCCAGCTACGCGCAGCAGATCGGCCTGGCCAATGTGCTGGGCGCAAACCCCGCGCTGTACGGCGGCATCGCCTTCTGGGCGATCTTCCTGGCCTTCGGCATCAAGCTGGGCGTGTGGCCGCTGCATATCTGGCTGCCCGAGACCTACGCCGAGGCCCCCACGGCTGGCTCCATGCTGCTGGCCGGGGTGATGTCGAAGATGGGCGCGTACGGCATGCTGCGCATTCTGCTGCCGCTGGTGCCCGAGGCCGCCCACACCTTCGCCCCCACGATGGCGGCGCTGGCCCTGGCCGGCGTGCTGGCGGGCGCGTACGGCGCGCTCTCCTACGTGCGCGGCGACATCAAGCGGCTGATCGCCTACACCTCGATCAACCACATGGGCTACGTGGCGCTGGCGATCGCCGCCGTGGCCTATTCATCCGGCGACGCCGACAGCCGCGCGATCGCGACCAACGGCGCGGTGATGCAGATGGTGGCCCACGGCCTCTCGACCGCCGCGCTGTTCCTGCTGGCTGGGGCGCTCTACGACCGCACCGGCACATGGCAGCTTGGCGGCATCGGCGGCCTGCGCCGCTCCATGCCGCTGTTCGCGGGCGTGTTCGGCGTGGCGCTGTTTGCCAACCTGGGCCTGCCGGGCCTGGCCGGGTTCGTGGGCGAGCTGATGATCTTCCGGGGGGCATGGGCCGCGCTGCCGCTGTTCACCGGCGTGGCCACACTGGGCCTGGTGATCACCGCGCTGGCCCTGCTGCGCATGTTTGGCCAGATCTTCCACGGTGCGCCCAGCGGCATCCTGGGCGGCGCGGGCGACCTGCGGCTCTCCAGCCGCGAGTTTGTGGCCGCCGCGCCGCTGCTGGCCCTGCTGCTGGCGCTGGGCATCTTCCCCGCGCCGCTGCTCGACATGAGCAACGCGGCGGCGCTGGCGCTGGCCCAGGTGGTCCGCCAGTTCCTTTCGTGA
- a CDS encoding NADH-quinone oxidoreductase subunit M, producing MNVLQLPAHIPWLSLIWLCLLVPSVIIMLLPAGQKQAIRAVGTGFAFLSLVLAALVFLGYDYHSATRFQFVETLPWLPQLGINYTLAVDGISTPMLLLNGLVIFTAALVSWNIEERCREYWVLLLMLAVGVYGVFVSIDLFLLFVFYELAVLPMYLLVGIWGSVRKEYGALKLTLYLMGGSALIIFGMVAVYFGSGLRTFDLRLLAQGGLFSRATQVAIFPALFVGFAVLAGMFPFHSWSPVGYAAAPTAASMMHAGVLKNLGAYGCIRVALWLMPYGASYWMLPLSILVVVGVLYAAVIAAVQPDMKYMLGYSSVSHMALTLLGIASGTTIGLTGAVLQMFAHGAMTALFFAVVGRMIYERTHTRQLPELGGLLAVMPFTAVLFIIAGLSAMGMPGLAGFWAELNILMGMWQAYPIIAVLAALAIPVTVTYILRAIHAVFFAPLRNQAFLSLPKLTWQERAAGILLAVVVIGCGIFPGILTEPIASGVAPVAAAVQQAAQVALGR from the coding sequence ATGAACGTGCTCCAGCTTCCCGCTCATATCCCCTGGCTCAGCCTGATCTGGCTGTGCCTGCTGGTGCCATCGGTGATCATCATGCTGCTGCCAGCCGGGCAGAAGCAGGCGATCCGCGCGGTGGGCACCGGCTTCGCATTCCTGTCGCTCGTGCTCGCGGCGCTGGTCTTCTTAGGCTACGACTACCACAGCGCCACGCGCTTCCAGTTTGTCGAGACGCTGCCCTGGCTGCCGCAGCTGGGCATCAACTACACCCTGGCGGTGGATGGTATTTCCACCCCGATGCTGCTGCTCAACGGCCTGGTGATCTTCACCGCCGCGCTGGTGAGCTGGAACATCGAGGAGCGCTGCCGCGAGTACTGGGTGCTGCTGCTGATGCTGGCGGTGGGCGTCTACGGCGTGTTCGTCTCGATCGACCTGTTCCTGCTGTTCGTGTTCTACGAGCTGGCGGTGCTGCCCATGTACCTGCTGGTGGGCATCTGGGGCAGCGTGCGCAAGGAGTACGGCGCGCTGAAGCTGACGCTCTACCTGATGGGCGGCTCGGCGCTGATCATCTTCGGCATGGTGGCGGTCTACTTCGGCAGCGGCCTGCGCACCTTCGACCTGCGGCTGCTGGCCCAGGGCGGCCTGTTCTCGCGCGCCACGCAGGTGGCGATCTTCCCCGCACTGTTTGTGGGCTTTGCGGTGCTGGCGGGCATGTTCCCCTTCCACAGCTGGTCGCCGGTGGGCTATGCCGCCGCGCCCACCGCCGCCTCCATGATGCACGCGGGCGTGCTGAAGAACCTGGGGGCCTACGGCTGCATCCGCGTGGCGCTGTGGCTGATGCCCTACGGCGCGAGCTACTGGATGCTGCCGCTCTCCATCCTGGTGGTGGTGGGCGTGCTCTACGCGGCGGTGATCGCCGCCGTGCAGCCCGACATGAAGTATATGCTGGGCTACTCGTCGGTGAGCCATATGGCGCTCACGCTGCTGGGCATCGCATCGGGCACCACCATCGGCCTCACCGGCGCGGTGCTGCAGATGTTCGCCCACGGCGCGATGACGGCCCTGTTCTTCGCGGTGGTGGGCCGCATGATCTACGAGCGCACCCACACCCGCCAGCTCCCCGAGCTGGGCGGGCTGCTGGCCGTGATGCCGTTCACGGCGGTGCTGTTCATCATCGCGGGTCTGTCGGCCATGGGCATGCCGGGCCTGGCCGGGTTCTGGGCCGAGCTAAACATCCTGATGGGCATGTGGCAGGCCTACCCGATCATAGCGGTGCTGGCGGCGCTGGCTATCCCGGTCACCGTCACCTACATTTTGCGGGCCATCCACGCGGTGTTCTTCGCGCCGCTGCGCAACCAGGCGTTTCTCAGCCTGCCCAAGCTCACCTGGCAGGAGCGCGCGGCGGGCATCCTGCTGGCGGTGGTGGTGATCGGCTGCGGCATCTTCCCCGGCATCCTCACCGAGCCGATCGCCTCGGGCGTGGCCCCGGTGGCGGCGGCGGTGCAGCAGGCCGCGCAGGTGGCGCTGGGGCGCTAG
- a CDS encoding NADH-quinone oxidoreductase subunit N, whose product MTFELSDLSRLLPEMMLIVMGIMIVITDVMERWASDRAALVERTKASAQMTAIVLAVVLAAALVQSGYLFVLPESASTGWTSFFYNIQRGGPGGQPILGALATDHLTQIARLVFVGAALLVVLVSMGRPVRENPGEFYGLILISAAGMCLMAGAQELILAFIALELASIPQYILAGQQRASNRSPESGLKYFLFGVFSSAILLYGMSLAYGLTASAGLRQGDGAPAIATLYTTIAQASAGGASPLLMLALVFIVGGVGYKIAAVPFHSYAPDVYEGAPGVVTAFIATASKTAGFLMLYRMLTAAFPGAAGGLAPLGGWSALLLVVALATVVFGNLAALPQQNAKRLLAYSSIGHAGFILLALLLWSSTAYGAKEFSLQALLYYLIAYTLTNIGAFGALAAIHDAVGGDNLSDLDGLARRNMPMALLLTVFVLSLAGIPPLAGFWGKFFVFMAGYQAGAFWLVAIAVAMTVVALAYYLRMLKVIWFNLPASEGPLPMPRVVSLSLALTMALMLAMGLLPNVLWGVLAKAAQVAGL is encoded by the coding sequence ATGACCTTTGAACTGAGCGACCTCTCACGGCTGCTGCCGGAGATGATGCTGATCGTGATGGGCATCATGATCGTCATCACCGATGTGATGGAGCGCTGGGCCTCCGACCGCGCGGCGCTGGTCGAGCGCACCAAGGCCTCGGCGCAGATGACCGCGATCGTGCTGGCGGTGGTGCTGGCGGCGGCCCTGGTGCAGAGCGGCTACCTCTTCGTGCTGCCCGAGTCGGCCAGTACGGGGTGGACGTCGTTCTTCTACAACATCCAGCGCGGCGGCCCGGGCGGCCAGCCCATCCTGGGCGCGCTGGCCACCGACCACCTGACGCAGATCGCGCGGCTGGTGTTTGTGGGGGCGGCCTTGTTGGTGGTGCTGGTCTCCATGGGCCGGCCCGTGCGCGAGAACCCCGGCGAGTTCTACGGCCTCATCCTGATCTCCGCGGCGGGCATGTGCCTGATGGCGGGCGCGCAGGAGCTGATCCTGGCCTTCATCGCGCTGGAGCTGGCCTCCATTCCGCAGTACATCCTGGCCGGGCAGCAGCGCGCATCCAACCGCTCGCCCGAGTCGGGCCTGAAGTACTTTTTGTTCGGCGTGTTCTCCTCGGCTATCCTGCTCTACGGTATGAGCCTGGCCTACGGCCTGACGGCCAGCGCGGGGCTGCGCCAGGGCGATGGCGCGCCCGCGATCGCCACGCTCTACACCACCATCGCCCAGGCCAGCGCGGGCGGCGCGTCGCCGCTGCTGATGCTGGCGCTGGTGTTTATCGTGGGCGGCGTGGGCTACAAGATCGCGGCGGTGCCGTTCCACAGCTACGCCCCCGATGTCTACGAGGGTGCGCCCGGCGTGGTGACGGCCTTCATCGCCACCGCGTCCAAGACGGCGGGCTTCCTGATGCTGTATCGCATGCTCACCGCCGCCTTCCCGGGCGCGGCGGGCGGCCTGGCCCCGCTGGGTGGCTGGAGCGCGCTGCTGCTGGTGGTGGCGCTGGCCACGGTGGTGTTCGGCAACCTGGCCGCGCTGCCGCAGCAGAACGCCAAGCGCCTGCTGGCCTACTCCAGCATCGGCCACGCGGGCTTCATCCTGCTGGCCCTGCTGCTGTGGAGCTCCACGGCCTACGGCGCGAAGGAGTTCAGCCTGCAGGCCCTGCTCTACTACCTGATCGCCTACACGCTCACCAACATCGGCGCGTTCGGCGCGCTGGCCGCCATCCACGATGCGGTCGGCGGCGACAACCTGAGCGACCTGGATGGCCTGGCGCGGCGCAACATGCCCATGGCGCTGCTGCTCACGGTCTTCGTGCTCTCGCTGGCGGGCATCCCGCCCCTGGCCGGGTTCTGGGGCAAGTTCTTCGTGTTTATGGCGGGCTACCAGGCCGGGGCGTTCTGGCTGGTGGCGATCGCGGTGGCGATGACGGTGGTGGCGCTGGCCTACTACCTGCGCATGCTCAAGGTTATCTGGTTCAACCTGCCCGCATCTGAGGGCCCGCTGCCGATGCCGCGCGTGGTCAGCCTGTCGCTGGCGCTGACCATGGCGCTGATGCTGGCTATGGGCCTGCTGCCGAATGTGCTGTGGGGCGTGCTGGCGAAGGCGGCCCAGGTGGCTGGCCTCTAG